In the Pseudomonas sp. TH06 genome, one interval contains:
- a CDS encoding sensor domain-containing diguanylate cyclase has translation MPLRSPLYSQRSLVLTLVALLGAGFLATSLLSYYASRASIRDNIVNTELPLTSDTVYSEIQKDLIRPILISSMMSRDTFMRDWVVNGEQNPEQMTRYLDEVMTHYGAYTAFFVSNSTLTYYHAKGVLKQVRVDEPRDAWYFRVRDMKDPYEINVDPDLANKDNLTFFINYKVYDYHNRFIGAAGVGLTVDAVIKLIDKYQQRYQRSVYFVDTFGRLVLTGVEGGPEGAHIGQSLGELESMKSLVSQLPKPHSGSYEYSAHGQGHFLNVRFIPELNWYLFVDKREDGALSEIRQSLYLNLLICLLVTLIVLALLNRVIKRFQSKIQAQATLDSLTELPNRRGFDLLAAQALHEAQRETKPLTALLLDLDHFKALNDTYGHMAGDQVLIGFARDLQSCLRHADIVCRWGGEEFIVLLKDTDGDTGQKIAEKIRQHVEQHEYAYNGYSLNLTVSIGATTLQRDDTLHSLLSRADHAMYRAKQTGRNRTCVELPHSTYA, from the coding sequence ATGCCGCTTCGTTCTCCGCTGTATTCCCAACGCTCACTGGTACTGACGCTGGTCGCCCTGCTCGGTGCCGGTTTTCTCGCCACCTCACTGCTCAGTTACTACGCTTCGCGCGCGTCGATTCGCGACAACATCGTCAACACCGAACTGCCACTGACTTCCGACACGGTCTATTCGGAAATCCAGAAAGACCTGATCAGACCGATCCTGATTTCCTCGATGATGTCCCGCGACACCTTCATGCGCGACTGGGTAGTGAACGGTGAGCAGAATCCCGAGCAGATGACCCGCTACCTCGACGAGGTCATGACCCATTACGGTGCCTACACCGCGTTCTTCGTTTCCAACAGCACCCTCACCTACTACCACGCCAAAGGCGTGCTCAAGCAGGTCAGAGTCGATGAGCCACGGGATGCCTGGTACTTCCGCGTGCGCGACATGAAAGACCCGTACGAGATCAACGTCGACCCGGATCTGGCCAACAAGGACAACCTGACCTTCTTCATCAACTACAAGGTCTACGACTACCACAATCGCTTTATCGGCGCGGCCGGCGTCGGTCTGACCGTAGATGCGGTGATCAAGCTGATCGACAAGTATCAACAGCGTTATCAACGCAGCGTGTACTTCGTCGACACCTTCGGCCGACTGGTGTTGACCGGTGTCGAGGGCGGGCCTGAAGGCGCGCATATCGGCCAAAGTCTCGGTGAACTCGAGAGCATGAAAAGCCTGGTCAGTCAGTTGCCGAAACCACACAGCGGCAGCTACGAATACTCCGCCCATGGCCAGGGGCATTTTCTCAACGTGCGGTTTATTCCGGAGTTGAACTGGTACCTGTTCGTCGATAAACGCGAGGACGGCGCGCTGAGTGAAATCCGCCAGTCGCTCTATCTCAATCTGTTGATTTGCCTGTTGGTGACGTTGATTGTGTTGGCGTTGCTCAACCGCGTGATCAAACGGTTTCAATCGAAGATCCAGGCCCAGGCTACCCTCGACAGCCTCACCGAATTGCCGAACCGCAGAGGCTTCGATCTGCTCGCCGCGCAAGCCCTGCACGAAGCGCAGCGTGAGACCAAACCACTGACCGCGCTGCTGCTGGATCTCGATCACTTCAAGGCATTGAACGACACCTACGGGCACATGGCCGGCGATCAGGTGCTGATCGGTTTTGCCCGCGACCTGCAAAGTTGCCTACGCCATGCCGACATCGTTTGCCGCTGGGGCGGTGAGGAATTCATTGTTTTGCTCAAGGACACCGACGGCGACACCGGTCAGAAAATTGCCGAGAAGATCCGCCAGCACGTAGAACAGCACGAATATGCCTACAACGGCTACAGCCTGAATCTGACCGTTAGCATCGGCGCCACCACCCTGCAACGCGATGACACCTTGCACAGCCTGCTATCCCGGGCCGATCATGCGATGTACCGGGCCAAACAAACCGGCCGCAATCGCACCTGCGTGGAACTGCCTCACTCGACTTATGCCTGA
- a CDS encoding cysteine-rich CWC family protein produces MPDLSEKPDHCPACGARNDCSLADPRTADRECWCYGVSIDPAVLEALPPELRNKSCLCPRCAQVEAQLQAVKRPIP; encoded by the coding sequence ATGCCTGACCTCAGCGAAAAACCCGACCATTGCCCGGCCTGCGGCGCCCGTAACGACTGCAGCCTGGCCGACCCGCGCACCGCCGACCGCGAGTGCTGGTGCTACGGCGTCAGCATCGACCCGGCGGTACTCGAAGCCTTGCCGCCGGAACTGCGCAACAAATCCTGCCTGTGCCCGCGTTGCGCGCAGGTCGAGGCGCAACTGCAAGCGGTCAAACGGCCGATCCCGTAA
- a CDS encoding pseudouridine synthase, with protein sequence MRVDRFLSNLPRYNRQQVRLLLVEKRVRVDGKVVSDPHSEVLEFSRVEVDDEVLQLGKPARYFMLHKPPGCVSATRDPQHPTVLDLIDEPDKDDLHIAGRLDFNTTGLMLITNDGNWSRRLTQPQTKLPKVYYVETEQDIGAQYAITFAEGIYFAFEDLTTQPAQLELLGPRSARLSIVEGRYHQVKRMFGHFNNKVLRLHRESMGQLRLDDALKPGEYRALRTEEIHLF encoded by the coding sequence ATGCGCGTCGACCGTTTCCTCAGCAACCTGCCCCGCTACAACCGTCAGCAGGTTCGCCTGTTGCTCGTGGAAAAGCGCGTGCGTGTTGACGGAAAAGTCGTCAGCGATCCGCACAGCGAAGTGCTGGAATTCAGCCGCGTCGAAGTCGATGACGAGGTGCTGCAACTGGGCAAACCGGCGCGTTACTTCATGCTGCACAAACCGCCGGGCTGCGTCAGCGCCACCCGCGATCCGCAACATCCGACCGTGCTCGACCTGATCGACGAACCGGACAAGGACGATCTGCACATTGCCGGACGTCTGGATTTCAACACCACCGGTTTGATGCTGATCACTAACGACGGCAACTGGTCGCGACGTCTGACTCAGCCGCAAACCAAACTGCCGAAGGTCTATTACGTCGAAACCGAACAGGACATTGGCGCGCAATATGCGATCACGTTTGCCGAGGGCATCTACTTCGCCTTCGAAGACCTGACCACGCAACCTGCACAGTTGGAACTGCTCGGCCCGAGGTCGGCGCGCCTGAGTATCGTCGAGGGTCGCTACCATCAGGTGAAGCGCATGTTTGGCCACTTCAACAACAAAGTGCTGCGCCTGCACCGCGAATCCATGGGCCAATTGCGGCTGGATGACGCGCTAAAACCGGGCGAGTACCGCGCTTTGCGCACCGAAGAGATTCATTTGTTCTAA
- a CDS encoding alpha/beta hydrolase, with protein sequence MRPEIAVLDIQGQYRVYTEFYRADAAEKTIILVNGSMATTASFAQTVKNLHPQFNVVCYDQPYAGRSKAHNRHEKHLTKEIEGQILLELIDHFAAEHVLSFSWGGAATLVALAHQPRRIEKAVISSFSPVINAHMLDYLERGVDYLGQRDGDRVGHLVNNTIGKHLPSLFKRFNYRHVSSLAEHEYGQMHFHISDVLHSDRQCYLNAAKKINVPVLFLNGEWDEYTAAEDARLFGNHVAQSTFTTVQATGHFLDMEHKAACRDSQNALLGFLKPAQQASRTRYSFVQDQHALAI encoded by the coding sequence ATGAGGCCAGAAATCGCTGTGCTGGATATACAGGGTCAGTATCGGGTTTACACGGAGTTCTATCGCGCAGACGCCGCAGAAAAGACCATCATCCTGGTCAACGGCTCGATGGCCACGACTGCGTCGTTTGCACAAACCGTGAAAAACCTGCACCCGCAATTCAACGTGGTCTGCTATGACCAGCCCTACGCGGGTCGGTCAAAAGCGCACAACCGCCACGAGAAACATCTGACGAAAGAAATCGAAGGGCAGATCCTGCTGGAGCTGATCGACCACTTCGCTGCCGAGCACGTGCTGTCGTTCTCCTGGGGCGGCGCCGCGACCCTCGTTGCTCTCGCGCACCAGCCTCGGCGCATCGAGAAAGCCGTGATCAGTTCGTTCTCGCCGGTGATCAACGCGCACATGCTCGATTACCTGGAACGCGGCGTCGATTACCTCGGCCAGCGCGACGGCGACCGGGTCGGCCATCTGGTCAACAACACCATCGGCAAACACCTGCCGTCGCTATTCAAACGCTTCAACTATCGCCACGTCAGCAGCCTGGCCGAGCATGAATACGGGCAGATGCACTTCCACATCAGTGACGTGCTGCACAGTGACCGTCAGTGCTATTTGAACGCGGCGAAGAAAATCAACGTGCCAGTGCTGTTTCTCAACGGCGAATGGGACGAATACACCGCCGCCGAAGATGCGCGCCTGTTCGGCAACCATGTGGCGCAAAGCACGTTCACCACGGTGCAGGCCACCGGGCACTTCCTCGACATGGAACACAAGGCTGCCTGCCGCGATAGCCAGAACGCCCTGCTCGGCTTCTTGAAACCGGCGCAGCAGGCGAGCCGAACGCGTTACTCGTTTGTTCAGGATCAACATGCATTGGCCATTTGA
- a CDS encoding type II toxin-antitoxin system HicA family toxin — translation MNSRFLIGQLVADGWYLVRVRGSHHHSTKPGLITVPHPKKDLLKKTAISILQQALL, via the coding sequence GTGAATAGCCGTTTTTTAATCGGCCAACTCGTTGCGGACGGTTGGTATTTAGTGCGTGTCAGAGGCAGCCATCATCACTCGACCAAACCTGGACTGATTACGGTACCGCATCCGAAGAAAGATCTGCTGAAGAAAACGGCCATCAGTATTTTGCAGCAGGCGCTGCTTTGA
- a CDS encoding type II toxin-antitoxin system HicB family antitoxin gives MLYPIAISIGDEEHAWGVEVPDIPGCFSAGDDLDDAVAMAREAIEGHFEILAEDGAPIPPASKLGVHVTNPKYAGCAWAVVDIDVVKYLGKAQKLNITLPGHLLNRIDEYVLHHPEEKSRSGFLASAALKVLQQG, from the coding sequence ATGCTCTACCCGATTGCGATTTCAATAGGTGATGAGGAACACGCCTGGGGCGTGGAAGTACCGGATATTCCCGGCTGCTTTTCGGCGGGCGATGATCTGGATGATGCCGTTGCCATGGCCCGCGAAGCCATCGAGGGGCATTTCGAGATTCTGGCCGAAGACGGTGCACCGATACCGCCTGCCAGCAAACTCGGCGTGCACGTGACCAATCCGAAGTATGCGGGTTGTGCATGGGCAGTAGTGGATATTGATGTCGTGAAGTATTTGGGCAAGGCCCAGAAACTCAACATCACACTGCCGGGGCATTTGCTCAATCGCATTGATGAATATGTGTTGCATCACCCGGAGGAGAAAAGTCGTTCCGGGTTTCTGGCTTCGGCGGCGTTGAAGGTTTTACAGCAAGGTTGA
- a CDS encoding class I SAM-dependent methyltransferase: MTQNIYDDPGFFHGYSQMNRSIGGLDAAPEWPALKALLPSMHDLNVVDLGCGYGWFSRWAIENGAASVLGLDVSEKMLERARETTSAANIRYERADLEQLDLPLCSFDLAYSSLALHYIKDLPGLFAQLYAALKPGSHFVFSIEHPIFMAPRNPGWLIDSEGHKRWPLDSYQMEGERVTNWLADGVIKQHRTVGTLLNSLIAAGFTLRHLDEWGPSDAEVAAQPALAEERERPMMMLVAVQR; this comes from the coding sequence ATGACTCAAAACATTTACGACGATCCCGGTTTTTTCCACGGCTACAGCCAGATGAACCGCTCCATCGGCGGCCTCGACGCGGCGCCTGAGTGGCCGGCGCTCAAGGCGTTATTGCCGTCCATGCACGACTTGAACGTGGTGGATCTGGGTTGCGGTTATGGCTGGTTCAGCCGTTGGGCCATCGAGAATGGCGCGGCGAGCGTGTTGGGGCTGGATGTCTCGGAGAAGATGCTGGAGCGTGCGCGCGAAACCACCTCGGCGGCGAACATTCGTTACGAACGCGCTGATCTTGAACAGCTGGACTTGCCCCTATGCAGCTTCGATCTGGCCTACAGCTCGCTGGCGCTGCATTACATCAAGGATCTGCCGGGGCTGTTTGCCCAACTCTATGCCGCGCTGAAACCGGGTTCGCACTTTGTGTTTTCCATCGAGCACCCGATCTTCATGGCGCCGCGCAATCCCGGCTGGCTGATCGACAGCGAGGGGCACAAGCGCTGGCCGCTGGACAGTTACCAGATGGAAGGTGAGCGGGTGACGAACTGGCTGGCCGACGGTGTGATCAAGCAACATCGCACGGTCGGGACATTGCTCAATTCGCTGATCGCTGCCGGCTTCACCCTTCGCCACCTCGACGAATGGGGCCCGAGCGATGCCGAAGTGGCGGCACAACCGGCGTTGGCGGAAGAGCGCGAAAGACCAATGATGATGTTGGTGGCGGTGCAACGTTGA